A window of the Deferrivibrio essentukiensis genome harbors these coding sequences:
- a CDS encoding HesA/MoeB/ThiF family protein: protein MSRYSRQIVYWSEEFQNLLFKQSVFVAGIGGLGCIVAESLTRAGVGTIIICDSGIIDESDLNRQSLYNENDLGKYKVDIAKLKLNAINSSCNIIKINTAIDKNFVFDFKNVVVFDCLDNYTSRNILYNKIPKDIYFIHAGLDAYIGQVITLLKGKSKNLSEIFAGLNDKKNIPVTPDAVHIISGIMVREYFNILKKEPKLLEKFLIINFEELSLDYL from the coding sequence ATTAGCAGATATAGTCGACAAATCGTATACTGGTCTGAAGAATTTCAGAATTTACTGTTTAAACAGTCCGTTTTTGTCGCAGGAATAGGGGGACTCGGGTGTATAGTTGCAGAATCTTTAACCAGGGCAGGAGTAGGTACTATAATCATTTGTGATTCTGGAATAATTGACGAATCAGACCTCAACAGACAATCATTATATAATGAAAATGATTTAGGAAAATACAAAGTAGATATAGCAAAATTAAAACTTAACGCCATAAATTCAAGTTGTAATATCATAAAAATAAATACAGCAATTGATAAAAATTTTGTGTTTGATTTCAAAAACGTAGTTGTTTTTGACTGTTTGGATAATTACACCTCCAGAAATATACTTTATAATAAGATTCCTAAAGACATCTACTTTATCCATGCAGGTCTTGATGCTTATATAGGGCAAGTAATCACTTTATTAAAAGGAAAATCTAAAAATTTATCGGAAATATTCGCCGGACTAAATGATAAAAAAAATATCCCTGTCACGCCTGATGCCGTTCATATTATATCTGGAATAATGGTCAGAGAATACTTTAATATTCTAAAAAAAGAACCAAAACTTTTAGAAAAATTTCTGATAATTAACTTTGAAGAACTTAGTTTAGATTACTTAT
- a CDS encoding MoaD/ThiS family protein — protein MIKVKFYGTLQALLKTKEMSIPYFSEMDVKQLLIILQEKIKIDFKKKLVDNDGKIIPGTIILVNKQNIFHLNLLETQLNENDEVVIFPPGAGG, from the coding sequence ATGATAAAAGTTAAATTTTATGGGACACTACAAGCGCTGCTAAAAACAAAGGAAATGTCAATTCCCTATTTCTCTGAAATGGACGTAAAACAACTCTTAATCATATTGCAAGAAAAAATAAAAATTGACTTCAAAAAAAAATTAGTTGACAATGACGGTAAAATTATCCCCGGTACAATAATCTTAGTCAACAAACAAAATATCTTTCATCTTAATCTACTTGAAACACAATTAAATGAAAATGATGAAGTAGTTATATTTCCACCCGGTGCTGGAGGATAA